A genomic region of Elaeis guineensis isolate ETL-2024a chromosome 9, EG11, whole genome shotgun sequence contains the following coding sequences:
- the LOC105051483 gene encoding LOW QUALITY PROTEIN: uncharacterized protein (The sequence of the model RefSeq protein was modified relative to this genomic sequence to represent the inferred CDS: inserted 1 base in 1 codon) — MGANANPSGNQDGTHGGPGPTSLHDGGXGGGGGAPAGNPSNGSTAAAGGGNLGTAQALKHNPGLSMEWSAEEQAVLEEGLNKHASESTIVRYAKIAMQLNDKTVRDVALRCRWMTKKESGKRRREDHNLSRKSKDKKERVADHSAKPPANLAARPNVLPYAPPMLPTDDDEISYKEIGGPTGQLLEHNAQIFSQISANLANLQIQENISLFCQTRDNILTILKDWNDMPEIMKQMPPLPVKINEELAHSILPGTAMPMQT; from the exons ATGGGTGCGAACGCGAACCCGTCGGGGAATCAGGATGGGACCCATGGGGGACCTGGGCCCACTTCCTTGCACGATGGAG GCGGAGGAGGTGGAGGGGCCCCCGCCGGGAACCCTAGCAACGGCAGCACGGCGGCGGCGGGGGGTGGGAATTTGGGCACGGCGCAGGCGTTGAAGCATAATCCGGGCCTTTCGATGGAGTGGTCGGCGGAGGAGCAGGCCGTCCTAGAAGAAGGGCTAAACAA ACATGCATCTGAATCAACTATAGTTCGTTATGCAAAAATTGCCATGCAGCTGAATGATAAAACAGTCCGAGATGTGGCCTTGCGGTGCAGATGGATGACT AAAAAGGAAAGTGGCAAGAGGAGGAGAGAGGATCATAACTTGTCAAGGAAAAGCAAAGATAAAAAG GAAAGAGTTGCTGATCATTCTGCAAAACCACCAGCTAATTTGGCAGCACGCCCTAATGTTCTTCCATATGCTCCACCTATGCTTCCTACGGATGATGATGAAATTTCATATAAAG AAATTGGTGGTCCAACAGGACAGCTCCTTGAACATAACGCGCAGATCTTCAGTCAAATTTCTGCAAACCTTGCCAACCTTCAG ATACAGGAAAACATCAGTCTTTTTTGCCAAACACGGGACAATATTCTGACAATCTTGAAAGA TTGGAACGATATGCCTGAAATAATGAAGCAGATGCCACCACTTCCAGTGAAAATAAACGAGGAGTTGGCCCACTCTATCCTTCCAGGGACAGCTATGCCAATGCAAACATGA
- the LOC105051482 gene encoding uncharacterized protein isoform X1: protein MVIQMGSRKLNVVVLLLCSLVAVLGFGMEVTARSTQELIAISHIGAVERLLVEGANDSASVDNLSARTERIDPLDDFKKYKGGYNITNKHYWSSTIFTGRYGYIIAILWLVGGLLYAAIVVTINTCFTKKARRENGQFPCSKRYCLWSIFLGILLTILAIVASGVVLGGSLRFQSRAQSTKNIIVETAEEASGTIYNVTEAVGAMQNVSEFYGGPQASKSLNKTLENLDDEADSIQRTAVKKMRLVNKGIKILKVLTIGTVVLNLIAILALLASRPLKLHQALYWLIILCWLLTFLFWIYFGLYYSLDKFVGDSCVALDEYRLNPENSTLSSILPCNKKLSSNKLLRDVGAGIYNIVDQVNANISAAKSSALPDLEYICNPFSGPPEYSYQPENCSSNTIKIGEIPQILKKYTCSEDGGGTCISASDYDRVLVYTSSIQNIVDDFPGMEKLVDCQMVKDAFSEILSNQCKPLKKYVHMTWAALATLSTIMVALVLFWILEAQHDNRQHSTDGSVKPHPSSTDTAEADITEIATRPMEVKMQP from the exons ATG GTAATTCAAATGGGTTCAAGAAAGTTGAATGTGGTCGTGCTGCTTCTTTGTTCTCTGGTGGCGGTTTTAGGTTTCGGTATGGAAGTCACAGCTCGCAGCACTCAGGAACTCATTGCTATCTCTCATATTGGGGCAG taGAAAGACTTTTAGTGGAGGGGGCGAACGACTCAGCATCTGTGGATAATTTGTCAGCTAGAACAGAAAGAATTGATCCTTTGGATGATTTCAAGAAGTACAAAGGAGGCTACAACATTACGAACAAGCATTATTGGAGT TCGACAATATTTACAGGTAGATATGGGTACATCATTGCAATCCTATGGCTTGTTGGGGGTCTCCTTTATGCTGCAATTGTAGTTACCATAAACACTTGCTTCACCAAGAAAGCAAGAAGAGAGAATGGGCAATTCCCCTGCTCCAAGAGATACTGTCTCTGGTCTATTTTCCTGGGCATTCTCTTAACAATCCTAGCAAT AGTTGCTTCTGGAGTAGTACTTGGTGGAAGCTTAAGATTCCAGTCAAGAGCCCAGTCAACTAAAAACATCATTGTAGAAACTGCAGAAGAGGCATCAGGAACAATATACAATGTAACTGAAGCTGTTGGAGCCATGCAAAACGTCTCAGAGTTCTATGGTGGCCCTCAAGCATCCAAAAGTCTAAATAAGACATTAGAGAATCTAGATGATGAAGCTGATAGCATACAGAGAACAGCAGTGAAGAAAATGCGGCTGGTCAACAAGGGCATCAAAATATT GAAAGTGCTTACCATTGGCACCGTTGTGCTAAACCTGATTGCCATTCTTGCTTTGTTAG CATCAAGGCCTCTCAAGCTTCACCAGGCTCTTTATTG GCTTATCATTCTTTGCTGGTTATTGACATTCCTCTTCTGGATATACTTTGGGCTGTATTACTCCCTAGACAA GTTTGTTGGTGATTCCTGTGTAGCTCTTGATGAATACCGGTTGAACCCTGAAAATAGCACATTAAGTTCGATCCTCCCATGTAATAAGAAGCTTTCATCCAATAAACTTCTACGTGATGTCGGAGCTGGAATCTACAATATAGTTGATCAG GTAAATGCAAACATATCAGCAGCGAAGTCATCGGCTCTTCCAGATCTAGAATATATCTGCAATCCTTTCTCTGGACCACCTGAATACAGTTATCAGCCAGAAAATTGTTCCTCCAACACAATCAAGATAGGAGAAATTCCCCAG ATTTTGAAGAAGTATACCTGCTCAGAGGATGGTGGTGGAACCTGTATATCAGCTAGCGACTACGACAGAGTGCTAGTCTATACGAGCTCGATTCAGAATATTGTTGATGATTTCCCTGGTATGGAGAAGCTGGTGGATTGCCAAATGGTGAAAGATGCATTCTCTGAGATCCTTTCCAACCAATGCAAACCACTGAAGAAATATGTCCACATGACATGGGCCGCACTGGCAACTCTGTCAACAATTATGGTGGCTCTTGTTTTGTTTTGGATATTAGAAGCTCAGCATGACAATCGACAACATTCAACTGATGGCTCTGTAAAACCCCACCCATCATCAACAGACACAGCAGAAGCGGACATAACTGAGATTGCAACTAGACCGATGGAAGTTAAAATGCAACCATGA
- the LOC105051482 gene encoding uncharacterized protein isoform X2, with translation MVIQMGSRKLNVVVLLLCSLVAVLGFGMEVTARSTQELIAISHIGAERLLVEGANDSASVDNLSARTERIDPLDDFKKYKGGYNITNKHYWSSTIFTGRYGYIIAILWLVGGLLYAAIVVTINTCFTKKARRENGQFPCSKRYCLWSIFLGILLTILAIVASGVVLGGSLRFQSRAQSTKNIIVETAEEASGTIYNVTEAVGAMQNVSEFYGGPQASKSLNKTLENLDDEADSIQRTAVKKMRLVNKGIKILKVLTIGTVVLNLIAILALLASRPLKLHQALYWLIILCWLLTFLFWIYFGLYYSLDKFVGDSCVALDEYRLNPENSTLSSILPCNKKLSSNKLLRDVGAGIYNIVDQVNANISAAKSSALPDLEYICNPFSGPPEYSYQPENCSSNTIKIGEIPQILKKYTCSEDGGGTCISASDYDRVLVYTSSIQNIVDDFPGMEKLVDCQMVKDAFSEILSNQCKPLKKYVHMTWAALATLSTIMVALVLFWILEAQHDNRQHSTDGSVKPHPSSTDTAEADITEIATRPMEVKMQP, from the exons ATG GTAATTCAAATGGGTTCAAGAAAGTTGAATGTGGTCGTGCTGCTTCTTTGTTCTCTGGTGGCGGTTTTAGGTTTCGGTATGGAAGTCACAGCTCGCAGCACTCAGGAACTCATTGCTATCTCTCATATTGGGGCAG AAAGACTTTTAGTGGAGGGGGCGAACGACTCAGCATCTGTGGATAATTTGTCAGCTAGAACAGAAAGAATTGATCCTTTGGATGATTTCAAGAAGTACAAAGGAGGCTACAACATTACGAACAAGCATTATTGGAGT TCGACAATATTTACAGGTAGATATGGGTACATCATTGCAATCCTATGGCTTGTTGGGGGTCTCCTTTATGCTGCAATTGTAGTTACCATAAACACTTGCTTCACCAAGAAAGCAAGAAGAGAGAATGGGCAATTCCCCTGCTCCAAGAGATACTGTCTCTGGTCTATTTTCCTGGGCATTCTCTTAACAATCCTAGCAAT AGTTGCTTCTGGAGTAGTACTTGGTGGAAGCTTAAGATTCCAGTCAAGAGCCCAGTCAACTAAAAACATCATTGTAGAAACTGCAGAAGAGGCATCAGGAACAATATACAATGTAACTGAAGCTGTTGGAGCCATGCAAAACGTCTCAGAGTTCTATGGTGGCCCTCAAGCATCCAAAAGTCTAAATAAGACATTAGAGAATCTAGATGATGAAGCTGATAGCATACAGAGAACAGCAGTGAAGAAAATGCGGCTGGTCAACAAGGGCATCAAAATATT GAAAGTGCTTACCATTGGCACCGTTGTGCTAAACCTGATTGCCATTCTTGCTTTGTTAG CATCAAGGCCTCTCAAGCTTCACCAGGCTCTTTATTG GCTTATCATTCTTTGCTGGTTATTGACATTCCTCTTCTGGATATACTTTGGGCTGTATTACTCCCTAGACAA GTTTGTTGGTGATTCCTGTGTAGCTCTTGATGAATACCGGTTGAACCCTGAAAATAGCACATTAAGTTCGATCCTCCCATGTAATAAGAAGCTTTCATCCAATAAACTTCTACGTGATGTCGGAGCTGGAATCTACAATATAGTTGATCAG GTAAATGCAAACATATCAGCAGCGAAGTCATCGGCTCTTCCAGATCTAGAATATATCTGCAATCCTTTCTCTGGACCACCTGAATACAGTTATCAGCCAGAAAATTGTTCCTCCAACACAATCAAGATAGGAGAAATTCCCCAG ATTTTGAAGAAGTATACCTGCTCAGAGGATGGTGGTGGAACCTGTATATCAGCTAGCGACTACGACAGAGTGCTAGTCTATACGAGCTCGATTCAGAATATTGTTGATGATTTCCCTGGTATGGAGAAGCTGGTGGATTGCCAAATGGTGAAAGATGCATTCTCTGAGATCCTTTCCAACCAATGCAAACCACTGAAGAAATATGTCCACATGACATGGGCCGCACTGGCAACTCTGTCAACAATTATGGTGGCTCTTGTTTTGTTTTGGATATTAGAAGCTCAGCATGACAATCGACAACATTCAACTGATGGCTCTGTAAAACCCCACCCATCATCAACAGACACAGCAGAAGCGGACATAACTGAGATTGCAACTAGACCGATGGAAGTTAAAATGCAACCATGA